From Glycine max cultivar Williams 82 chromosome 11, Glycine_max_v4.0, whole genome shotgun sequence, the proteins below share one genomic window:
- the LOC100786655 gene encoding bifunctional peptidase and (3S)-lysyl hydroxylase Jmjd7: protein MKEENGIEELWREVRDLSLGNGGRVERLESPPTPVQFLRDFITPNKPCIISNAITHWPALSSWTNPSHLSQSLSGATVSVHLTPTGAADALAPLRSSLCFASAHVQRVPFPHALDLISFSEPSKLVAYAQQQNDCFRSEYSSLADDCDPHFGWATEAIGSEPEAVNLWIGNQHSRTSFHKDHYENLYAVVTGEKHFLLLPPTDVHRLYIRDYPAATYSYSSDTGEFDLELEKPTRYVPWCSVDPYPSLETMDNEMTKFPLYFNGPRPFECTVKAGEVLYLPSMWFHHVRQGVDDGGLTIAVNYWYDMQFDIKYAYFNFLQSIRYRSAPSAMISDKLSEEIDSDSDDYEH, encoded by the exons ATGAAGGAGGAGAATGGGATAGAGGAACTGTGGAGGGAAGTGAGGGATTTGAGTTTGGGAAACGGCGGAAGAGTAGAGAGACTAGAGTCTCCACCAACCCCAGTTCAGTTCCTGAGAGACTTCATCACACCAAACAAGCCATGCATAATCTCCAACGCCATTACGCACTGGCCCGCACTCTCTTCCTGGACCAACCCTTCCCACCTCTCCCAATCCCTCTCCGGCGCCACCGTCTCCGTCCACCTCACCCCCACCGGCGCCGCCGACGCCCTCGCCCCTCTCCGCTCCTCCCTCTGCTTCGCCTCCGCGCACGTGCAGCGCGTGCCCTTCCCCCACGCCCTTGACCTCATCTCCTTTTCCGAGCCTTCCAAGCTAGTCGCTTACGCGCAGCAACAAAATGATTGCTTTCGCTCTGAATATTCGTCTCTTGCTGATGACTGTGACCCTCACTTTGGTTGGGCCACCGAAGCTATTGGCTCCGAACCCGAAGCTGTGAACCTCTGGATCGGTAATCAGCATTCCCGAACCTCCTTCCATAAGGATCACTACGAGAATCTCTACGCTGTTGTCACTGGAGAAAAACACTTCCTGTTGTTGCCACCTACTGATGTTCATCGCTTGTATATTCGTGACTACCCTGCTGCCACTTACTCATATTCTTCG GATACAGGAGAGTTCGATTTGGAACTTGAGAAGCCAACAAGGTATGTGCCTTGGTGCAGTGTGGATCCTTATCCTTCTCTGGAGACCATGGATAATGAGATGACCAAGTTTCCCCTGTACTTCAATGGCCCTCGGCCGTTTGAATGTACTGTGAAGGCTGGCGAGGTTCTCTATTT GCCTAGTATGTGGTTCCATCATGTTAGACAGGGTGTGGATGACGGAGGATTAACTATTGCAGTAAATTATT GGTACGATATGCAGTTCGACATTAAGTACGCTTATTTCAACTTCTTAC